In a single window of the Desulfovibrio mangrovi genome:
- a CDS encoding glycosyltransferase family 4 protein: MRIAVDGRVLSLPEARGIASYLMEILRAWPEQPEGEERDEFILFTEDAIPAERYRSSADVRVVHVPSVRGSRFRVWDWYCLPAALNGRAYDLLWTPANVSLPVGGLRQVTTIHDTIVQECLVPRSMFERLLQRVVLPYWSRRYADRVITVSEFSGGRIAKVFGYSADRISVVPNGATFAERRFGEREQARAFLREKTGVERRFILALGAESAWKNTQGAIDAFTHVAQKQADIGLVIAGLQPRVLAVFSEQVRAAGLADRITLLPFTDRETRDALYQAAEVFLYPSLFEGFGLPPLEAMAAGTPVVASDAASIPEVVGDAAILVDARNAGETADALLHVLNDADVRAALISAGVQNIRRFDWRESAARHRAIFAELAEENRHGR; this comes from the coding sequence ATGCGCATAGCGGTGGATGGAAGGGTGCTGAGTCTGCCCGAAGCCCGCGGCATAGCCAGCTATCTTATGGAGATTCTCCGAGCGTGGCCGGAACAGCCGGAAGGGGAAGAGCGGGATGAATTCATCCTCTTTACGGAGGATGCAATTCCGGCCGAGCGCTACCGGTCTTCCGCTGATGTGCGGGTGGTGCATGTGCCCTCGGTGCGCGGCAGCCGGTTCAGGGTGTGGGATTGGTATTGTCTGCCAGCGGCGTTGAATGGCCGCGCCTATGATCTTCTGTGGACGCCGGCCAATGTCTCGCTTCCGGTGGGCGGGCTCAGGCAGGTGACCACCATCCACGATACCATCGTGCAGGAATGTCTTGTGCCCCGTTCGATGTTTGAACGACTTCTGCAACGGGTGGTGCTTCCCTATTGGTCAAGGCGTTACGCGGACAGGGTCATAACCGTCAGCGAATTTTCAGGCGGGCGGATCGCCAAGGTCTTCGGCTACAGTGCCGACCGGATATCAGTGGTGCCCAATGGCGCAACCTTTGCGGAACGCCGTTTCGGCGAGCGAGAGCAGGCGCGCGCCTTCCTCCGGGAAAAAACGGGGGTTGAGCGACGTTTCATTCTTGCACTCGGAGCTGAAAGCGCATGGAAGAACACGCAGGGTGCCATTGATGCCTTCACGCATGTTGCTCAGAAGCAGGCCGACATCGGGCTTGTGATCGCAGGGCTCCAGCCCCGGGTGCTTGCCGTGTTTTCCGAGCAGGTCAGGGCGGCCGGTCTGGCAGACCGGATCACGCTGCTCCCCTTTACGGACAGGGAAACGCGGGATGCATTGTATCAGGCCGCCGAGGTGTTTTTGTATCCGTCGCTGTTCGAAGGGTTCGGGCTGCCGCCGCTGGAGGCCATGGCCGCCGGTACTCCTGTGGTTGCCTCTGATGCGGCAAGCATACCGGAGGTGGTGGGCGATGCGGCGATACTGGTGGATGCCCGCAATGCCGGTGAAACCGCTGATGCTTTGCTGCACGTGCTGAATGATGCCGATGTCCGTGCGGCCCTGATCAGTGCCGGGGTGCAGAATATCCGGCGATTTGACTGGCGTGAAAGTGCTGCACGGCATAGAGCGATTTTTGCGGAATTGGCGGAAGAAAATCGGCA